A portion of the Sphingobacterium spiritivorum genome contains these proteins:
- a CDS encoding DUF1634 domain-containing protein produces MKKIFSKDYWADRDIEILVGQILRIGVISASIVVIIGGIVYLIAHGQQLVPDYQHFVGEGEVNTTISGILHGVGKFQAPQIIQLGVVILIATPVLRIICSLFGFVLERDRLYIIITFIVLAIITFSILGGVKG; encoded by the coding sequence ATGAAAAAAATATTTTCCAAAGACTACTGGGCAGATCGGGATATCGAGATACTCGTAGGTCAGATATTAAGAATCGGTGTTATCTCTGCTTCCATAGTAGTTATCATCGGAGGTATTGTTTACCTAATTGCGCACGGGCAACAACTAGTACCGGACTATCAGCATTTTGTAGGTGAAGGTGAAGTTAATACCACAATAAGTGGCATCCTGCACGGTGTGGGCAAATTCCAGGCACCACAGATTATTCAGCTTGGTGTCGTTATTCTTATCGCCACTCCTGTTCTACGGATTATCTGCTCGCTATTTGGCTTTGTACTGGAAAGAGATCGTCTCTATATTATCATCACCTTTATTGTACTGGCAATTATCACTTTTAGTATACTGGGTGGAGTGAAAGGATAG
- a CDS encoding sulfite exporter TauE/SafE family protein, protein MTILIFSLILLLGAYFAGLLGSLTGLGGGVIVIPLLTLYFHVDIRYAIGAALLASIATSSGAATAYVKEGITNIRLGMFLEIATTLGAVIGALVAIYTPTNTIAVLFGVVLIFSAAMTLRKKNESALTEGSKLAEKLKLNNDYPVNGQNVSYKLTNVAGGFSIMTLAGVISGLLGIGSGALKVLAMDGAMRIPFKVSTTTSNFMIGVTAAASAVVYLQRGYMDPGIAFPVILGVLAGAFTGSKLLTRINPKVLRIIFAVAITLVAIEMIYNGLNHQF, encoded by the coding sequence ATGACAATTCTTATCTTTTCACTTATCCTGCTTTTGGGAGCTTATTTTGCCGGTCTTTTGGGATCACTGACCGGATTAGGAGGCGGCGTTATTGTCATTCCCCTTCTTACACTGTATTTTCATGTAGATATCCGGTATGCCATAGGCGCAGCTTTGCTGGCATCTATCGCTACTTCATCAGGCGCTGCTACAGCCTATGTAAAAGAGGGTATCACTAATATCCGACTCGGAATGTTTCTGGAAATCGCTACCACGCTGGGTGCCGTCATCGGAGCACTCGTAGCGATCTATACTCCGACGAATACTATTGCGGTTCTTTTCGGGGTAGTTCTTATCTTTTCCGCTGCCATGACTTTGAGAAAGAAAAATGAGAGTGCACTAACGGAAGGAAGCAAACTGGCAGAAAAGCTCAAACTCAACAATGATTATCCTGTGAATGGTCAAAATGTCTCCTATAAGCTGACTAATGTAGCCGGAGGTTTTTCGATCATGACATTGGCAGGTGTGATATCGGGGCTACTGGGCATCGGATCCGGAGCGTTGAAAGTATTAGCGATGGATGGTGCAATGCGCATTCCGTTTAAGGTAAGTACAACGACCAGCAATTTTATGATAGGCGTAACTGCCGCAGCTTCGGCTGTAGTATATCTGCAAAGAGGATATATGGATCCGGGCATCGCTTTTCCGGTGATACTGGGTGTACTCGCCGGAGCATTCACGGGCTCTAAGTTACTCACCCGAATCAATCCTAAAGTATTACGCATCATCTTTGCTGTGGCCATCACTCTGGTCGCCATCGAGATGATATACAATGGCCTTAATCATCAATTCTAA
- a CDS encoding FadR/GntR family transcriptional regulator, with translation MIKQKERLSDQVYTRIKDDIQKGLYLAGHKIPSESELMSIYQAGRSTIRESIKSLARSGILVVKQGDGTYIRRLTEESAIDEHLRTANFEEVNDARKLLETELVRRACIFATSEQIGQIAHYLQLRKEAILAEDKSACIHADIQFHLQIASAANHHVFFILYQNFTHLISNFFQEREPRGISYFAMSHHLHEQLFSAIKTKDEQQALHILTHILTHNHS, from the coding sequence ATGATAAAACAAAAAGAAAGACTATCAGATCAGGTGTATACACGAATCAAAGACGATATACAGAAAGGCTTATACCTGGCCGGCCATAAAATTCCCAGTGAGAGTGAGCTCATGAGTATCTATCAAGCGGGACGTTCTACGATTCGTGAATCTATCAAATCCTTAGCCCGCTCGGGTATACTTGTAGTCAAACAAGGTGACGGCACTTATATCCGGCGACTAACAGAAGAGTCTGCTATAGACGAACATTTGCGAACGGCAAATTTTGAAGAGGTGAATGATGCCCGCAAGCTATTGGAAACAGAACTCGTGCGCAGAGCCTGTATTTTTGCCACTTCAGAGCAGATTGGTCAAATAGCTCATTATCTGCAACTCCGAAAAGAGGCCATTCTCGCAGAAGATAAATCAGCCTGTATTCATGCCGATATTCAGTTTCATCTCCAGATCGCTTCTGCAGCTAATCATCATGTATTCTTTATTTTATATCAGAATTTTACACATCTAATTTCTAATTTCTTTCAGGAACGTGAACCCCGCGGAATCAGCTACTTTGCGATGAGTCATCATCTGCATGAACAGTTGTTTTCGGCCATCAAAACAAAGGATGAGCAACAAGCTCTTCATATATTGACTCACATCCTGACTCATAATCATTCATAA
- a CDS encoding helix-turn-helix domain-containing protein, with protein MAEQYIDREILKMIRDNLWKIANEKKITLEDIQDRTGFSYSQVYRIVRGNNNISLSGLIAVCRALEIQPVQLFDFQLDIPPYLPIRKNRK; from the coding sequence ATGGCAGAGCAGTATATCGATAGAGAAATATTAAAGATGATTCGTGATAATCTCTGGAAGATTGCTAATGAGAAAAAAATTACACTCGAGGATATACAAGACCGAACCGGCTTCAGTTACAGTCAGGTATACCGAATAGTCAGAGGCAATAATAATATCTCCCTAAGCGGACTTATAGCTGTTTGCAGAGCGTTAGAAATTCAGCCAGTCCAACTTTTCGATTTCCAACTGGACATACCTCCCTATCTTCCTATACGCAAAAACAGGAAATAG
- a CDS encoding HopJ type III effector protein, whose amino-acid sequence MEGLLAQLSAGQAKFADVLAYIALRYEYTPTAFQNGLQHNAVSENQGSAKIFAFARDQGLTQDQTLALFAEHYAAVLETPEGADHQNIRQFMINGWDGIHFEGQVLKLKQDYL is encoded by the coding sequence ATGGAAGGATTACTTGCTCAATTGTCTGCCGGACAGGCCAAATTTGCAGATGTGCTGGCTTACATTGCTCTGCGTTATGAATATACACCAACTGCTTTTCAAAACGGATTGCAACATAACGCAGTGAGCGAAAATCAGGGAAGTGCCAAAATATTTGCATTTGCCCGGGATCAGGGACTTACACAGGATCAGACGCTGGCCTTATTTGCAGAACATTATGCAGCTGTGCTGGAAACACCTGAGGGAGCAGATCATCAGAATATCCGACAGTTTATGATCAATGGATGGGATGGTATCCATTTTGAAGGACAGGTTTTAAAATTAAAACAGGATTACCTGTAG
- a CDS encoding DUF1572 family protein, producing the protein MLINTLQTLFERDLQKLRIEILLYKHEENLWIIDKGIANSAGNLCLHLIGNLNTYIGAEIGKTGYIRHRELEFSLRDIPRTELIRHLDDTIKTVHDALNTLSESDLHSEYPLVVFEQKTSVMYFLVHLTTHLAYHLGQINYHRRLLDD; encoded by the coding sequence ATGCTTATAAATACCTTGCAGACACTGTTTGAGCGGGATCTTCAGAAATTAAGAATAGAAATCCTCCTATATAAACATGAAGAAAACCTTTGGATTATAGACAAGGGAATTGCGAATTCTGCCGGAAATTTATGTCTCCACCTTATCGGAAATTTAAATACATATATAGGCGCAGAAATAGGCAAAACCGGATATATACGTCATCGGGAGCTGGAGTTCTCCCTTCGGGATATTCCGCGGACAGAACTCATCCGGCATCTGGATGATACGATAAAGACAGTTCACGATGCTCTGAATACATTATCTGAATCAGATCTTCATAGCGAATATCCCTTAGTGGTATTTGAGCAAAAGACATCGGTCATGTATTTTTTAGTACACCTTACTACTCATCTGGCCTATCATCTCGGTCAGATTAATTACCACAGAAGGCTACTGGATGACTGA
- a CDS encoding ATP-grasp domain-containing protein, with product MKIAFVINQTHKEEASFTTTLLALRVLQRGHDICYIGLADFVYLEEERVAAHARSVAPSPDIADTKQLLEILRTTAKLRIEMDHIDVMWLRFDPVLDMIGRPWAATMGLQFAQLAQKQSVLVINDPHALIGAENKLYLENFPEEVRPKTIVTRSYEDVLQFFEEQDQHIILKPLKGSGGKNVFMVNKNEVKNLKQIVEVICRDGYLIAQEYLPEAQKGDIRFFLLDGEPVVVNGKYASVNRVQQAGEIRSNIHQGAKAQVAHITPEILTLVEKVSEKLKNDGMYFVGLDIVGNKIMEINVFSPGALPQASALNEEDYTTVIIENLEKKVSLNKKN from the coding sequence ATGAAAATCGCATTTGTTATTAATCAGACACACAAAGAAGAAGCAAGCTTCACAACTACCTTGCTGGCATTAAGGGTCCTGCAGCGAGGACATGACATCTGCTATATCGGATTGGCAGATTTTGTTTATCTGGAAGAAGAAAGAGTAGCCGCTCATGCCAGATCTGTAGCTCCTTCACCGGATATCGCAGATACTAAACAGCTTCTGGAAATCCTCCGCACAACGGCCAAACTACGGATTGAGATGGACCATATTGATGTCATGTGGTTAAGATTTGATCCGGTACTCGATATGATCGGCAGACCCTGGGCTGCTACTATGGGGCTTCAGTTTGCACAGCTTGCACAAAAACAGTCTGTCTTAGTTATCAATGATCCGCATGCGTTGATTGGCGCAGAAAACAAATTGTATCTGGAAAACTTCCCGGAGGAAGTAAGACCCAAGACTATCGTAACCAGAAGCTATGAAGACGTGCTGCAGTTTTTTGAAGAACAGGATCAGCATATTATTCTCAAGCCTTTGAAAGGTTCCGGTGGGAAGAATGTATTTATGGTGAATAAGAATGAAGTCAAAAATCTAAAACAGATAGTGGAAGTAATCTGTAGGGACGGGTATCTGATTGCACAGGAATATCTGCCTGAAGCTCAAAAGGGAGATATACGTTTTTTCCTGCTGGATGGCGAACCTGTGGTTGTAAACGGGAAATATGCGAGTGTCAATCGTGTACAACAGGCTGGAGAAATCCGAAGCAATATCCATCAGGGAGCCAAAGCCCAGGTTGCGCATATCACTCCTGAAATACTGACCCTGGTAGAAAAAGTATCCGAAAAACTAAAAAATGACGGTATGTATTTTGTCGGACTCGACATCGTAGGTAATAAGATCATGGAGATAAATGTATTCAGTCCGGGTGCATTACCTCAAGCTTCTGCGCTTAATGAAGAAGACTACACAACTGTTATCATTGAAAATCTGGAGAAAAAGGTATCTTTAAACAAAAAAAATTAA
- a CDS encoding flavohemoglobin expression-modulating QEGLA motif protein: MEQAKSIQKAIQAIKQKEPVHIQFAGEGKLVFKRINPFLLVYRIPESGKDQMISALAKSEVSFLIGKEKDMNFQSIVKPVVRQLIEEFGSCLLIEIWREEDLEQDIAIHLSQKTALNIAEKLRKSLQNNDDPYIHLRIDLQKETKFPKPAGTEPLIDPQAPEFKQLLGLGLSIKPRYIDHSTGKPYPLILRSYRDTFSRSIRKSFLEFIRVHTSMKVSQFKMLGTTELQPLVWEIDRALAQESQRFDFLLLVSPVNSHEAWLQFRKDKFMKTPRFQYRPMPIDPELVKRNLYNLRIEELDDPTIAYLFRDKRKELDAMMTMLMDRGNSGFLHGSLQIFGNVDDKLLETAKAILVVYGSEGKSANTNVEMLNAQEFAKLAREELRFLQQQLPALESGVRVREDISGIMVNRGILNISTHYHIEKSRALALLQHEVGTHIVTYFNGKSQPFKLFSLGVPGYEQLQEGMAVFSEFMVGGLTPERLRIIAARVVAVHHMLAGNSFVDTFFLLVEDYLFDEETAFHMTSRVYRGGGLTKDALYLKGLLGIIEYIRQGRNLSALTVGKIREDYIPIVEELTQRGLLLAPVLKPRYLSEPYLHNINAITQGGNIFNLSKF, encoded by the coding sequence ATGGAACAGGCTAAATCAATACAGAAAGCTATTCAGGCGATCAAACAAAAAGAGCCTGTACATATTCAGTTTGCCGGAGAGGGCAAGCTCGTCTTCAAACGGATCAATCCTTTTCTGCTGGTATACCGTATACCCGAATCCGGCAAAGATCAGATGATATCCGCTCTCGCCAAATCTGAAGTTTCGTTTCTGATTGGTAAAGAAAAGGATATGAATTTTCAAAGCATAGTAAAGCCAGTCGTACGTCAGCTTATAGAAGAATTTGGCTCCTGCCTGCTCATAGAGATATGGAGAGAAGAGGATCTGGAACAGGATATTGCCATTCATCTGTCTCAAAAGACCGCTCTTAATATTGCAGAAAAACTGCGTAAAAGCTTACAGAACAACGATGATCCGTATATTCATCTCCGAATAGATCTTCAGAAAGAAACAAAATTTCCAAAACCAGCAGGAACTGAACCTCTGATTGATCCTCAGGCTCCTGAATTTAAACAATTACTGGGACTGGGCCTCAGCATTAAACCAAGATATATAGATCACAGTACAGGTAAACCCTATCCATTGATCCTGAGAAGCTACCGCGACACTTTCTCAAGAAGCATACGCAAGAGTTTTCTTGAATTTATACGGGTTCATACTTCGATGAAAGTTTCACAGTTTAAAATGCTGGGAACTACAGAACTGCAACCTTTGGTATGGGAAATAGATCGTGCGTTAGCACAGGAAAGCCAACGGTTTGATTTCTTATTACTGGTGAGTCCTGTCAATTCACACGAGGCCTGGCTGCAATTCAGAAAAGATAAATTTATGAAGACACCCCGGTTTCAGTATCGACCAATGCCGATAGACCCTGAACTGGTGAAGCGAAATCTATATAATCTGCGTATAGAAGAGCTGGATGACCCAACGATTGCTTATCTGTTTCGTGATAAACGTAAAGAGCTGGATGCAATGATGACTATGCTCATGGATAGAGGTAATAGCGGATTCTTACATGGCAGTCTTCAGATATTCGGCAATGTGGACGACAAATTGCTCGAAACGGCAAAGGCCATTCTGGTGGTTTACGGATCGGAGGGCAAATCTGCAAATACAAATGTCGAAATGCTCAATGCACAGGAATTTGCAAAACTGGCGAGGGAAGAACTTCGTTTTTTGCAGCAACAACTCCCTGCTTTGGAAAGCGGAGTACGCGTACGGGAGGACATCTCGGGAATTATGGTCAATCGCGGAATACTTAATATCAGCACACACTACCACATAGAAAAATCACGGGCTTTGGCACTTTTGCAGCATGAAGTAGGCACACATATCGTTACTTATTTCAATGGCAAATCTCAGCCATTCAAACTCTTTAGCCTGGGAGTTCCGGGTTATGAGCAGTTACAGGAAGGTATGGCTGTATTTTCGGAGTTTATGGTTGGCGGACTTACTCCTGAAAGACTTCGTATCATTGCTGCACGCGTCGTGGCTGTACATCATATGCTTGCCGGAAATTCGTTTGTGGATACATTCTTCCTGCTTGTGGAAGATTATCTGTTCGATGAGGAAACAGCTTTTCATATGACAAGCCGCGTATACAGGGGTGGCGGCCTTACAAAGGATGCGCTCTACCTTAAAGGATTATTAGGCATTATCGAATATATCAGGCAGGGACGTAATCTGTCTGCACTGACTGTAGGTAAAATAAGGGAAGATTACATCCCTATCGTAGAAGAACTTACACAGCGTGGGCTGCTCCTTGCTCCTGTCCTCAAACCCCGTTACCTTTCAGAACCCTATCTTCACAATATCAATGCTATCACACAAGGTGGTAATATTTTCAACCTTTCAAAGTTCTAA